A stretch of Exiguobacterium sp. BMC-KP DNA encodes these proteins:
- the trmD gene encoding tRNA (guanosine(37)-N1)-methyltransferase TrmD produces MNIRVLTLFPEMFSALDHSIVKRAQDEERVMLETINFRDFSTNRHGKVDDYPYGGGAGMLLTPQPVFDAIASLPERKRRIIVMTPTGKRFSQRMAEEWAKEEELVFLCGHYEGFDQRIHDQLVTDEVSLGDFVLTGGELAAMTMIDAVVRLLPDVLGASASHEDDSFSTGLLEYPHYTRPAEYAGHRVPDVLLSGNHARIAQWRREQSLKRTYERRPDLLVDAPLTEEDQRYLDSISGLSND; encoded by the coding sequence ATGAACATTCGTGTGTTGACGCTGTTTCCAGAGATGTTTTCAGCGCTCGATCATTCGATTGTCAAGCGAGCACAGGACGAGGAACGCGTCATGCTTGAAACGATTAATTTTCGTGACTTCTCGACGAATCGTCATGGCAAGGTCGATGATTATCCATATGGTGGCGGAGCGGGGATGCTGTTGACACCGCAACCCGTTTTTGATGCGATCGCGAGTCTACCGGAACGGAAGCGACGAATTATCGTCATGACACCGACAGGAAAACGATTTTCGCAACGGATGGCAGAAGAGTGGGCAAAAGAAGAAGAACTGGTCTTTTTATGCGGTCACTATGAAGGGTTTGATCAACGAATCCATGATCAGCTTGTGACGGATGAGGTTTCGCTCGGAGACTTCGTCTTAACAGGGGGAGAACTTGCTGCGATGACGATGATCGATGCCGTCGTTCGTCTCTTACCAGACGTGCTCGGTGCGTCCGCGAGTCACGAAGATGATTCGTTCTCGACGGGTCTTCTCGAGTATCCACATTATACACGTCCAGCTGAATATGCTGGACACCGGGTACCAGACGTCTTGTTATCAGGCAATCATGCGCGCATTGCACAGTGGCGACGTGAACAGTCGCTGAAACGGACATATGAGCGTCGCCCCGATCTTCTCGTTGATGCACCGTTAACAGAAGAAGACCAGCGTTATTTAGACTCGATTTCAGGATTGTCAAACGACTGA
- the rimM gene encoding ribosome maturation factor RimM (Essential for efficient processing of 16S rRNA) codes for MEWLEIAKIANTHGLKGELKLLASTDFPEERFKVGKEVFLGSEGTYTPVTISGYRKHKQFIMVTLKGMHHINDVEKYKGLKLYVHAEDLQDLDEHEFYYHEIIGCTVYDGETKIGVVSDILETGANDVWTIKRDGKKDVLIPYIEQVVASVDVEQKRIQITPLPGLIEE; via the coding sequence ATGGAATGGTTGGAAATTGCAAAAATCGCCAACACGCACGGTCTAAAAGGGGAATTAAAGCTACTAGCAAGCACGGATTTCCCGGAAGAACGCTTTAAGGTCGGGAAAGAAGTCTTTCTTGGCTCTGAAGGCACATATACGCCGGTGACGATCAGTGGTTACCGGAAACATAAACAATTCATTATGGTGACGCTCAAAGGAATGCATCATATCAATGACGTCGAGAAGTACAAAGGATTGAAACTCTATGTCCACGCAGAAGACTTGCAGGACTTAGACGAACATGAATTTTACTATCACGAAATCATCGGCTGCACGGTCTACGACGGTGAGACGAAAATCGGTGTCGTATCCGACATTCTCGAGACGGGTGCAAATGATGTCTGGACGATCAAACGGGACGGAAAGAAAGATGTCTTGATTCCCTATATCGAACAAGTCGTCGCTTCCGTTGACGTGGAGCAAAAACGCATCCAAATCACACCGCTTCCAGGATTGATCGAGGAATGA